The nucleotide window TTTTTATATCAGGTGAGGGCGTACATACATAATCCAACTTGCCACCATCTTAGTGACAAGAGTGTCAGACAAGTCGGAGGTaaattaatcatggcaaaaaaataACAGTTGTATTTATAACAGCAGCAACTGTTATCAAAATGGCCACTCTCTTTCTCTCTGCCTTCTCCTGCAAGGCAGGGAGCATCTGTGGTTACAAACCTCCTCCATTGGCGGCCATTATCGTCCATTATGAGAAAAAAAAGAACTCGAGAAACATGAAATAATGTTCCACTTAATTTTAGGGGTTTCAGAAAAATCTTTTCTAATTTTATTTTTTGCAAATAATGTTCGGCTAACGAAAAATAAAATCAAACGATGCAGCGAGCAAGGAGAATGCTACGTAGCACTATTTGCAAGGCATCCGAAATGTATCAGCCCGTCGACATCGTAGCGGTGCCTTTCCTTCGCCGTCGACAGAAGCCTACGGCCAGAAACCAATTGATTCCACTTGTGACGGAATCACAAGGACACCTCTGCAATAATACCCCGACGGCGACGTTTTCCTGGTCGGTTAAGAACGCGAAAGGAACACGGTTTTTTTCCTCAAAgaataaaatgaaaaaaaaaattaAGAAGTGAGAGTAACACCGTTTAAATCCTCGGGTAGGGGCCAGGCAGCCCACGGGTTCGGGCGGCCAGATCCCGGCCGTCGGATGGGGAACGGACGGTGCGGATCGCCCCCGATCCCCAGCCCACCTCCCTACCTTTCCTGTGTGCAGGTGGGGGTGGAGTAGGAGTAAATTGGGTTCGGCGTCGCCACCTCCCACCTCCTCTTCCTCGCCACCACTCCCTCCCCCCCGCCCCCAACCCATTCGCCGCCTCCCGATTCCTCCCCCGCCGGCCGCCGGGCGAGCGAGCGCCTCCGGCGACTGCGACTCCGACGCGGACCCTCGACGCCGCCCTGCAGCCGGCGAGGGCGCGCGGGCGGGCGGGCGCGATGTACGGGAACGACAACTGGATCAACAGCTACCTGGACGCCATCCTCGACGCGGGGAAGGGCGCGGGCTcggggagcggcggcggcggcggcgggggcgcgggCGGGGACCGGCCCTCGCTCCTCCTCCGCGAGCGCGGCCACTTCTCCCCGGCGCGCTACTTCGTCGAGGAGGTCATCACCGGCTACGACGAGACCGACCTCTACAAGACGTGGTCCCGCGTACGTGATCGATGCGCCGCCCCGCGGCCCTATTCCAGCGGGCCTCGTTTCGGTGGGTGGGTGGATGGATTCGCGGCCGTTTCCTGATCGATTGTGCGGTGGGTTGATGCAGGCGAACGCGATGCGGAGCCCGCAGGAGAGGAACACGCGGCTGGAGAACATGACCTGGAGGATCTGGAACCTCGCCAGGAAGAAGAAGGAGGTGCGCCTTTTTCGCTCTTGGTGGTTCGTTTCTTCCTTGGTGCCTTGCCTGCTAGCTCTGCACTTTTCTGACGCCTGCCGGGGCGTTGGCAATAATTCACTAATTATGCGTGCGTTCCAACGGGGATACAGTGAAGTGGAGCCGTGGGTTAGAGATTAGCATGTTTTTTCCCCCTCGTATAAGAAGGAAACACTAAAAGCTGGATTGATTGATGATCTTGATTGACACCAGGCTCTGTTCGACTTGGACAGAATGCGAACACGCATCGATCTGTTGCCCTTCTCGATGATCTCAACTATTCAGAAGCACCACTTGAATGTGGTAGCAGTCCTACAATCTTAGGTAGATTCTTGCCTCATCTGATTATGTCATAACGCGCTTGTCGAATTGTGTGCGCTGTGGGGTTAAGTTTTATGTTCCCCTGCCGCTGTCACACTTGGTCTCTGGCTCTTCATCTCTTTCCATGGTTACTTTGTCAGTTTACCAAATGCTGCTCGATAAAGTGGTGCCATCTGAAAGAAGCTAGTGTGGACATCATATATGCTGGGAGCACTACAAATAATCGGTATCTACTGGTTGCACAGACACTGGAGTTGAGCATGTTGCACTGCAGATATTTGTACTGAGCAATCGTTCAAATGCAGTCCATTTTTGTCTCCGGCTGTAACAGATCAAATATATGCCCAATGCAGCAAGAGAGATGGTTGAAGACTAGCATTACTGTATTATAGATTCAGTTGGATAGATCGAACAACATGTGTGTTTGACGGAAAACATAAATGGTGCTGAACTGCTGATGTTGGAAGAATTTACTTTTCCTTTGGCAAAAAATTCAACAATCATGTGTCTTAAGTTGTTAATAGAATGTGGCCTAGGAGGTGTTCTGCAGTGCATCCACGAAGGGATCATTTTCAATAGGTAACGATATGTAGAGAAGTACACTGAACTTCTGGGTTTGGGAGTATTGTCAGATCCATTTAGGTTGTTTCAGCCTTCCAGACACTGAAATATCAGTAGCCTTGCATGCTTGTCAAAGATAATTTCGCCATAGGTCCTCAAAGGATTTCTTTGCTTTGCACAGGAATCCTGCATCTTGAAATTTCTTTTCAAGCCCCATATTCGAATACATCCACATTCAATTCTAGTCCATTAACCATTCACTCTCTGATATAGCTGATGAAATGTTTTGTCTTATGCGTGTGAGAAAAAATAAATCAAAACCATACATACTTAAAGGCATTCATAGACTGGTAGTAGTACCAAACTCACATATCTTGATTGAAACGTCGGCATTCTAGAACCCTTCAGAGTTCAGAATACACCTCCCCTCTTCCTGATAAGGAAGCAGATTCGTGGAGCTCTGCATTGATGCCTGCAAATCAATCATCCAGTCTTTCCTGATTTTCCTCTCAAGCTCTGTTAGCGATTTCCAGTTGCCTCCTCTTAAGCTTGTCAGTGATCAACACACTCAAATGATAGTATTGTTATTAGAGGAACCACTCAAATAAAATGAGGTGGACTAATAAATAAGGATATCTATGCCGAGGCAAGGCAACTGCTGGATACAACTGATTTATGGAAAAACTGGATGTATGCAAACCTGTCTATAAAATCTGCAGGAAAAAGGTGACTGAGGGATCCTCCTGTTGTCAGTCACTCTTTCGTACATAGTTAGTACACTGTCCATACACCAAGCTGTTTAGAATGGGCTTTCTCTTCATTCAAAAGAAACTTAGTCACACCATAAAAGTACGTTCTTTCTTGCATTGAGCATTCTATGTCGTTTTCCTCCTAATCGGTCCACGCCGATCATATTTTTTTTTGACTTTTCACAGTTCAATTTTAGTGTCAGAATTTCACTCTTGTTCAATAATTACATTCTTACACACATTTGTGCTTTATAATTCCATATTCCGCATCCCTTCTTGCCACCTAATTGTTCTGGTACTCAGGTTGAGGATGCCAAACGGTTAAAGCGTCGCTTAGAGACAGAGAAGCCACGGACTGATGCTACTGCAGAAATGTCTGAAGATCTCTTTGAAGGAGAAAAAGGCGAGGATGCTGGTGATGCATCTGTTGCCTATGGTGACAGCTCAGCTGGGAACACACCTAGGATCAGTGCCGTTGACAAGCTATACATAGTATTGATCAGGTACGGAATAGCTCTTTAACGTCATATTGTATTTTGTAGGCAAATTGTGCAATTGTAAGGAAACTACATGTTAATCACCAGTTCATCTCCAAGAGATTAATTAGTTCATTATGCACTGAACTATTATTCACATGAGGTGCAAATAACCTCACAGTTAGTGGGGAAGATCTTTATTCTGCTACCTGTATGCTGTATATGATTGTGCACCAAGGCTTCTGCAACACCATTCTTTAGAAAATAGATGATGAATTATGATCTAAAAACACCACCATTCACGTATTTAGCCTACTTACTGGTAATCAAACCTTTTAGACTCAGAACCGGTGGGATCACCTCTTGCAGTCTTGCTTTTATTCCCTACTTTGTTATATATATGATGCAATTTGCAGGTGCTGGAATTTTGTGTTAAAATGAAGCATCCGTTTAATTCCTTTGTGATGTATTATACTGCAGCCTTCATGGCCTGGTTCGTGGTGAGAACTTGGAGCTTGGCCGGGATTCAGATACTAGTGGGCAGGTATTGTTGCTGAATATACTTGTGTAATTAAGTACAAGTATTCTCCAGCATGAATAACTGTAAATTTATCCTTTAGTTAATTGGGGGTACTATTAATTCTATTTGATCATCTAAATATGCCAGCAACAGAACTGATCATATAATGATATAATTCCACTTGCTACATTGTGTTGGTTAATAGGTCAAATATGTTGTGGAACTTGCTAAAGCATTGAGTTCATGCCCTGGAGTATACCGGGTTGATCTGTTGACGAGGCAAATATTAGCACCTAATTATGATCGTGGATATGGTGAACCGTCAGAGACACTGGTACCAACAAGCTTCAAGAATCTTAAACAGGAAAGAGGAGAGAACAGTGGTGCATATATCACCCGAATACCATTTGGACCGAAAGACAAGTATCTAGCTAAAGAACATCTATGGCCTTATGTGCAAGAATTTGTTGATGGTGCACTCAGTCATATAGTGCACATGTCAAAGATCATAGGTGAAGAAATCGGCTGTGGACATCCAATGTGGCCTGCTGTGATTCATGGTCATTATGCGAGTGCAGGAGTTGCTGCTGCTCTGATATCTGGAGCACTTAACGTTCACATGGTATTTACTGGGCATTTTCTTGGGAAAGACAAGTTGGAAGGGCTTCTCAAGCAAGGGAGACAGACAAGGGAAGAAATAAATATGACATACAAAATAATGCGCCGAATTGAAGCAGAAGAATTATCTCTTGATGCATCTGAAATAGTAATTGCAAGTActagacaagagatagaagagcAATGGAATTTGTATGATGGTTTTGAGGTCATGCTTGCAAGGAAGCTTCGTGCGAGAGTCAAGCGTGGTGCTAATTGCTATGGACGTTACATGCCTCGTATGGTTGTGAGTATACTGTACACATCCTAACTCTGATTCTTATTTCTGCTACCATAATAATTACTGTTAGTTGTGGTGGAATTATTGTTCGAGAAATTGTGGCGAATTACATTTTATAGTTGGGCAGTTAGCAACTTAGCATCAGCCGTCGTTGCTGTCCATATTTGCTCTAGCATTTTCATATTCTTAATTCTCTATTCCTTGCTCTGCAGATAATTCCTCCAGGTGTTGAATTTGGCCATATGATTCATGAATTTGATATGGAAGGCGAGGAAGATAGCCATTCCCCAGCCTCTGAAGATCCGCCTATTTGGTCTGAGGTGCCTATGTTCTCCTGAGATTTGTCGATGCAATATTCACTTACTAGTTACATACACTTTTTAATTAACACTTGCTAATTCAGTTATTCGTTTATGCCTGTTTATCCTGTGTTTTGTTTATGCACTGATAATTTGTATACGATGACAGATAATGCGGTTCTTCACAAATCCTAGGAAACCTTTGATTCTGGCTGTTGCTCGTCCATACCCTGAAAAGAATATTACAACACTTGTGAAAGCTTTTGGTGAATGCAGACCATTGAGGGAGCTTGCTAACCTAGTAAGCTAAAAAAAACTTGATTATGATGTTCTGTATATATGGTATTTCAATATCATAAGTGTAATTAATTGAGTTCAATAGCTGTTAATTATGTGAAATGCTTTTAGCACTATTTTGTACTAACCTTTGATGTTGTGTTCCAGACACTGATTATGGGTAACCGTGAAGCTATTTCCAAAATGAGTAATATGAGTGCAGCTGTTTTGACATCAGTACTTACATTGATTGATGAATATGATTTGTATGGTCAAGTGGCATACCCAAAGCATCACAAACACTCAGAAGTTCTTGATATTTATCGTTTAGCAGCGAGAACGAAGGTATGGTGTTTCTGAGCTTAGCAAACAGTTGGTGCCATTCTTTCCCTCGTTTTAAATATCCAGCTTCTGAAGTGTTCATGTTTAATTCTCCATCTATTTTGATCTGTTTCTGGTAAGAAAAATCCTCATGGTTAAGTAAATTAAATTATTCAAATGGCTGAAGGTCTTAATATCTGATCCTCTGAAGTTACTTACAGCAATAACTTTTTATGTTAGGTAGATTTATTACCAGTTATGCTTTAGTACTTATATCATTTACTTTTGTGTTGATGTTGATCGTCCATTGAACATATGCAGGGTGCTTTTGTAAATGTAGCTTACTTTGAACAATTCGGTGTTACCTTGATAGAGGTAATAATCAGTGAAATTTAAATTCAGTTTTGTACTCCTTCCGtctggaaatacttgtcatcaaaatggataaaaaggaatgtatctagacttattttagttctagatacatctctttctatccattttgatgacaagtatttctggatggagggagtagttgcTACCATTTATGCATTCTAATTATCTCCAATATGTTCTTTTTAAGAGCAGGCTGCCATGCATGGTTTACCTGTAATTGCAACAAAAAATGGAGCTCCTGTTGAAATTCACCAGGTTCTTGCATCACATTAACTTGATTTTACATGGAAAATCATATCAATTCGTGGCTGTAATGAAGATTCACATGCTCATTTCTGGTGATCTTTGATGCAGGTGTTGGACAACGGCCTGCTTGTTGATCCCCACGATCAGCATGCAATTGCAGATGCACTCTATAAGCTTCTTTCTGACAAGCAACTCTGGTCAAGATGTAGAGAAAATGGGCTGAAAAATATACACCGGTTTTCTTGGCCTGAACATTGCAAGAATTACTTGTCGAGGATATTAACTCTTAGCCCAAGATGCCCTGCTTTTCCGGGCAATGAAGACCAGATTAAGGCACCTATCAAGGAAAGGAAGTGTATCATCGTTATTGCCGTAGACTCTGCCAGCAAGAAAGATCTGGTCTGTATCATAAAAAATTCTATTGAGGCTACACGTAAAGAAACGTTGTCAGGTTCAACAGGTTTTGTGTTGTCGACTTCCCTGACAATGTCAGAGATACATTCCCTATTAATATCTGCAGGCATGGCTCCTACAGATTTTGATGCTTTCATATGCAATAGTGGGAGTGATTTATTTTACCCTTCGCGGGCTGGTGATTCACCAAGCACTTCCCGCGTGACATTTGCATTAGACCGTACTTACCAGTCTCATATCGAGTATCGTTGGGGAGGAGAAGGTTTAAGGAAGTACCTAGTGAAGTGGGCTTCCTCGATAGTAGAAAGAAGGGGAAGAACTGAAAAACAGGTTATTTTTGAAGATGCAGAGCACTCCTCAACATGCTGCTTTGCATTTAGAGTGGTCAATCCAAATTATGTAAGTCTTTCATTTCAAAAATCTTCTGGCAGTTGGTTGGCATTTTGCTTGTATATGCATTCCATGGTCTGTTCAAGTCCATTGTTTTATTGGCAGTCCTTTATGCAAGCTTTCTAATTATCATTGACATATTGTTTTGCAGTTACCTCCTTTGAAGGAGCTGCAAAAGTTGATGAGAATCCAGTCACTGCGTTGCCATGCTCTTTATAACCACAGTGCTACCAGGCTATCTGTAATTCCAATTCATGCATCACGGTCCCAGGCTCTAAGGTTCGATTTCCTTACTTCATGCGTTTACCATATCGTGAACTTCTTGTGTACACTATTTGCAGTATTGTTGGGTGGAAAAAGGTTTAAAAAAAATCGTGGCTTAAAATGTGGATCTGGCCTTATCGATTCCTTGTGTGCCGATAATCATCTGTATTTTGATATTTTCCATAGAAGATTAGACATATCTGTCGAGGGAAAACACCACTCCTTTCCTTTGTTTGAGAATTCCTGCTAGAGCAGAGTCACAAACTCCTAAATGATGTGCAAGTGTAACTCCAGTGCAATAGACTCCGATGAATATTTCAGTCGGGTTTACCGTTAGCCTGTATATATTGTGAAGAACAAGGAATGCACATTATATGCTGTTTAGGCCAAATATTTGCTGCTTTCTAAAGGAAATCAGAGGCTAGTCGAATTACCTTTTTCGTGTTTAATTCCCATATGCACCTACCTAGTAAGTAACAAAAATTCCTGTTCTTGTAGGTACTTGTCTGTTCGTTGGGGCATAGAGTTGCGAAACGTCGTGATTCTTGTTGGTGAAAGCGGCGACTCAGATTACGAAGAGCTGTTTGGAGGCCTTCACAAGACGATTGTCCTGAAGGGCGAGTTCAACACACCCGCAAACAGGATCCACACGGTCAGGCGGTACCCGCTACAAGACGTCATCGCGCTCGATTGCTCAAACATCATCGGGGTCGAGGGCTGCAGTGCCGACGACCTGACGCCTACTCTGAAGACGCTCGGCATACCGACAAAGTGACAGATAGACATATAATTTTTGCCTTTTTTCTTTATACGATGAGAGGACCGAACAATATACGAATATAGCAAATATATACTGTCGTTTCCATGCTCGATGGAAATACCGATTTTGCCTGCAAGACGTGTGGTGTTGTGTGCGCTTTGTCACCTGAGCTGTGAATAACAACATTCCGATCATGTTTCCGTCGAGCCCGGCCCTGTCATGCGAGAATTCTGGAATGAACAACAAATCCAGAACAGGAGGAAGAAATCTGTTGAGCGCTTGAAATGTTGTTAACAGAACATTATAAGGAATTCTGTGATGAACAACGACTCCAGACGAGGAAGAAATCTGTTTGAGCGCTTTAACTGTTGTTAACAGGACATTTTAAGGAAGAATTTTTACAGCTCTGAAGTCTTCCCGAATACCACTGCTCAAAAGCGAACCAACCTTGCAGATTCAACCCGCTTGTGCTCACAGACCAAAGGTGGGATACTATGTGTGATTTACTGTCACTGAAAAGTGGGACACACAATCACTCCCTGCTCTGTTTTTCTTGTTCTTTTTACCTGTATACTCCTTTGTGGTTAAGATATTTCATTCTGCATCTAAAACCTgtgttgtactccctccgttcctaaatgtAGTAACTACCAAAACTTACTgcatttaggaacggagggagtactgctGTGTTGGGTTTGCTTCTGATCTGCAAGAAAGCAGTGTTTAATCAGCTCGTCCTTTGCCCAAACACCTTGTCTCGTTGCCACTTATAGCACTGCCGATCGATGCTGGTAAGCTGGTTATGACTACTCCTAGTGAATAATTGTGTTGTGGCTGCTGTATCTTTATGTAACGTAATGCAAGGCGACAGCTCTGGCTTCCCAATCTTACAAGTGCCAGCATGACAATAAATCCCCATTGTCCTGCATGGCTTGCGCTCAAAGCGAAGGATGGATATGTAGATGACACTGAACACCAGTGCACTGCACTGTATCTGTATGTGTAGCTTGCACCCAAAGCATGTGCAACATACTCTGGTTTGGTGCAGTAGCTGCACCAGTCACATACACACACCATGCCGACCCTCTTGCCTCTTTTCATCAGCGAGTTTTTTGTCAAATAAAAAACAGAGCCTGCTCTGGCCGGGGAAATTTGGTCTTggtctctctcttttttttttctttttttttgaaatCCTTGGACTTGGTCTTGGTCATGTTGCTTGTTCATCTACGTAGGTGAAAAGAGAGGTAGTACGTTTATACGGTCGatgccaactccaccgcgcgaccccaaacggacgtccgttttgtCCGAATTCTGTCTGTTTGGGTAGCGAtttggggtcgtgtccgggcgtgtcctgggatgcggtggccgtACGTCCAGCGCGCGGACGTATCCTTTTGCCCTATCCTGTCCGTCAGGGCCAAAAATACCCAAATTTTCATCAAAAGTTTACAACCCAAATATTTGTCTAAAAATTAAAATAATTTTACAACCCAATTAAAATTGTCTTTAATAAAATATTTTTACAACCAAATCGAAATCGTCTTGACTAAACATAAAATGGACCAATACATCTATTGGCTGTCAATGTGATCGCACACGTGCTCAACCAAGTCATTTTGAAGATTCAAATGAGTGTGCCAATCACGCATCTCACGGTGGAATTGAGCAAACTGTTCAAATGTGGCCGGGTCTTGGTGCAGGGGCTCAATATTTTCACCTTGATAGTCAAATCcttgatcacacaagcagtcatcacctcccaaagCTTCCTTTCATCCCATGACAGTGCAGGGTTTCGAACGATACCTCACCGGGATTGAAGCACACCAAAAGCACATTCCACATCCTTTCTAACACTCTCTTGCATTTGGGCAAATCTCTTTCTCTTCTCACCTTGGGGTTTCGAGATTGTCTTCACAAAAGTTGACCACTGAGGATATATACCATCTGCTAGATAGTATCCCTTGTTGTAATGGTGGCCGTTGATCTCAAAGTTGACAGGTGGGGAGTGGCCTTCTGCAAGCCTCGCGAAAACTGGAGAACGCTGCAGCATgttgatatcattgtgagaaCCTGCCATGCCGAAGAAAGAATGCCATATCCAAAGATCCTGTGATGCCACCGCTTCTAATATGACAGTGCACGCCTTGACATACCCTTTGTAGtggccctgccaagcaaatggacagttcttccactcccagtgcatacaatctatgctgccaagcatgcctggaaagcctctagctgcgttggtcgctaacaatctctctgtatcagcggtagttggctgcctcaagtactctgggccaaacacctcgatcacagcctggcaaaacttgtacattgacatcagacatgttgtctcactcgtacgcacatactcatccaccagatcgcctgaaattccatatgcaagcatgcgGATGGCCACGATGCATTTCTGGTAAGAGGAGAATCCAAGCTTGCCAAGGGCATCCGTCTTGCACTCGAAGTATGGGTCATGAGCAACCACTCTCTCTCGGATACGATTGAACACATGCCTTGCCATTCGAAAACGGCGACGGAATTTATCCGGCTTGAAGAGCGGGGTGTTGGCAAAGTAATCGTTATAGAGCAGGCGGTGCCCTCTCTCCCTGTTGCGGTTCAGGTTGGGAGTACGGCCAGGGAGTGACCCCCTGTACCGAGGAAGCTGCCGTTGAATGTGGTCGTGAACGACCAGTGCAGCCACCACAATATCTTCATCATCCGACGACGAATTGTCCGATGAACAAAGAAAGTGATGGAAGAAAAACTCGTCTCCACTGTCCATACCTTTGTGGGCAAAATGCCGAACACCTTGCGGGCGTGGTGGCGAAGAGGCCGCGATGATCACCTCGACGCAGCAGGGGTGGTTGCCGGCCGGCTACTGGCCGCTGTGGAGCTCTCGTCGGGAGCTGCCGAGGACGCCGTGCTGTGTCGCTGGCGGTCCTGTCCCCTCTGTGGCCGGCAAAGACGTCGACGGCCAAACCTTCGATCGACGGCCAAAACTACGGCCACAACACGGGCGTGGTGGCGGCCATGTCAAGAAGTGGTTTGGTAGGGACGGCCGGAGGCTGCGCGGTGAGGAGGCGGCCGGAGAAtagcggcggcgccggcggcggggtggggcgagagagagagggtggaAGCGTTGGGAGCGGAGGGACTGCTAGTGTCCCCGACAGGCGGGCCACGGGGGGACAAGGGCGTGCGTCCAAGCCGTCCGCGCGcgtccgtttcaccccaaacCGAACGCAAGTTTGGGCCGGGGATGGGTCAAAAACGGACGAAATCCGGATATTTATCTGTTTAAGGCCGTGCGTTGGGCTACGCTATTCGTGTGTTTTACCTTAAATGGACGGGAGCGGACATGATAGGGTCGCGCGATGGAGTTGGCCTAACCGCCGGGGGGATTTGCAGTTGGAGTGATTGGTGATCGGTTTGTGGTTGGCCATCTGCATCTGCATCTGTATCCCAGGGATTGCGGCACGCCTGCCCGCGTCTCCTGAAACTCAACGTTGCACACGCCAAGCAAAGGGATATGCGCTGGTCAACGTCGTGCCATCCTCTCCGAGAATTTATGTGTGCGGGTGTGTGTGAAAGGGCGCGTCTGCGTGTGTCCGAGTAATGAGGCCTGCACTGCGTCCCACACGTGTCGTGGCTTCGGTGTCACCTAATTACGCAGACGACGGACACGAGTGAGGTGAGGTGAGCCCTGTCTTGCCCTGGAAAACGGAGAGATGGCGTACGTATCCGTTGCATTCCTGGCCCAGGAAGAAATGATTATTATGGCTTGGAAGCAACCACACACATTGTCGTCGCTCCCTGTCGACAAAATCCATCACAGGCTCCGTTCAAGCAACCGTCGAGGCATGGGGCAAAAGGGGTCGAGAATTGGAGATTGTGTTTTCCATCATGAAGAAAACAACCTGTTTTCATCGCAGAATGTTTCAAATTCGAGGCTTCTTTCCGGCTTAGTCAGTTGGGCAACTCTAACGCTGATCATCCAAACGGACATCGTGTCCATGGACAGCGATAGGAGTGGAGGTCATTCAACCAAATGCACCAATAATTTGCCTTGGCTCGGCCTCCTTCGCTCAATCAAGCCCTTGTTGTGTCGGAACGGTTGAATTAACACCTTTATCTTCATTGACCATGGTGATCTTGATGGAATTGGGAATCAAGGAGAGTGACATGTGATGCACATTgaacttcatccaacaatgcgtATCTATAAAGTGCTTCTTCTCTGTCTTTTGGTATTACATGCGTGCAGGCTAGCACATGAAGACAATGAATGGTTAACGAGTTTTAACATTGAGCAAATCAATAAAATGACAACACATAAAGCAACAAGTCACAAAACTTGTGAGCTCGTTGAGTAACGTGTCACTTGGCACCGGTTTTGCACTTGTTTGTAAAAGCCACAATATTTGTTGACAACCTCTTGAATGTTATACCATCGATAGTTGAGCGACTTTGGATTGCGATCATGGAACTTCCATGCAGTAGGGAGCATAACATTTTTACTCATGAAACCAATCATGCACACTTTGCTAAAATGTCCCGCCCTTTTTGCTCCATGCCATGAAATAGACCGATACTAGTTGCCAACCACACCTCACACAACAATTCATCCTTCTTTAGGGAGAAATTTAGTTCTCTATTCTTCTTTGGGCTGGCACCCGACAACCAGTGCTTGTCCAACTACATGTCTGTTGGGTGTTCGACTGCAACTATTCCTTTGACCGGG belongs to Triticum urartu cultivar G1812 chromosome 7, Tu2.1, whole genome shotgun sequence and includes:
- the LOC125523678 gene encoding probable sucrose-phosphate synthase 3, which codes for MYGNDNWINSYLDAILDAGKGAGSGSGGGGGGGAGGDRPSLLLRERGHFSPARYFVEEVITGYDETDLYKTWSRANAMRSPQERNTRLENMTWRIWNLARKKKEVEDAKRLKRRLETEKPRTDATAEMSEDLFEGEKGEDAGDASVAYGDSSAGNTPRISAVDKLYIVLISLHGLVRGENLELGRDSDTSGQVKYVVELAKALSSCPGVYRVDLLTRQILAPNYDRGYGEPSETLVPTSFKNLKQERGENSGAYITRIPFGPKDKYLAKEHLWPYVQEFVDGALSHIVHMSKIIGEEIGCGHPMWPAVIHGHYASAGVAAALISGALNVHMVFTGHFLGKDKLEGLLKQGRQTREEINMTYKIMRRIEAEELSLDASEIVIASTRQEIEEQWNLYDGFEVMLARKLRARVKRGANCYGRYMPRMVIIPPGVEFGHMIHEFDMEGEEDSHSPASEDPPIWSEIMRFFTNPRKPLILAVARPYPEKNITTLVKAFGECRPLRELANLTLIMGNREAISKMSNMSAAVLTSVLTLIDEYDLYGQVAYPKHHKHSEVLDIYRLAARTKGAFVNVAYFEQFGVTLIEAAMHGLPVIATKNGAPVEIHQVLDNGLLVDPHDQHAIADALYKLLSDKQLWSRCRENGLKNIHRFSWPEHCKNYLSRILTLSPRCPAFPGNEDQIKAPIKERKCIIVIAVDSASKKDLVCIIKNSIEATRKETLSGSTGFVLSTSLTMSEIHSLLISAGMAPTDFDAFICNSGSDLFYPSRAGDSPSTSRVTFALDRTYQSHIEYRWGGEGLRKYLVKWASSIVERRGRTEKQVIFEDAEHSSTCCFAFRVVNPNYLPPLKELQKLMRIQSLRCHALYNHSATRLSVIPIHASRSQALRYLSVRWGIELRNVVILVGESGDSDYEELFGGLHKTIVLKGEFNTPANRIHTVRRYPLQDVIALDCSNIIGVEGCSADDLTPTLKTLGIPTK